The Arachis hypogaea cultivar Tifrunner chromosome 16, arahy.Tifrunner.gnm2.J5K5, whole genome shotgun sequence genome contains a region encoding:
- the LOC112754844 gene encoding spermidine hydroxycinnamoyl transferase isoform X3 yields the protein MVVTIDRSYTITPSDSSSTTIIPLSHCDQTKLPNHGSQLSLYTTSNSSSSMENLRASLSKALNLYYPLAGRLRWIHGGRLQLLCNSKGVTLLEATCHDNHTTLDMLLENLDNNVLLEQFLPKVDYSVDRIDDMPLMAAQFTRLPGNGVVLGMIICRAVVDGAALGNFICSWSKLARGEDLDSSLVPFYDRGLLDSLGVSVGPRFEHAEFLTPPLWEEQKEEPQEIELATVVLKLTKGQVEMLKKKAYHDGGKDGFGNGSNSSTLSSSRPYTSFEVISGHLWRCICKVKNEGNWGQKTRVCALVNCRNRFKPNLPQSYFGNATFPTVTPTCCFDDIVHKPLGYAVRNVRKAIERMNDEYVRSAIAYIANQKDMNSLREKLYNLGGGKSRVNPNIYIVSWANFPFYEADFGWGKPVCLVPGSINSDGKAFIMNNGSGDGFIVATCLQQSVVDDLKKLFYEDIEEKFAMKIE from the exons atggTAGTAACAATCGATCGTTCTTACACGATAACCCCCTCAGATTCCTCTTCCACTACAATAATCCCTTTGTCACACTGTGATCAAACCAAGCTTCCAAACCATGGATCCCAACTTTCTCTCTACACCACTTCTAATTCCTCTTCTTCAATGGAAAATCTCAGAGCCTCACTCAGCAAAGCCTTGAATCTCTACTACCCTTTAGCCGGTCGACTCAGATGGATCCATGGCGGTCGATTACAACTTCTCTGCAACTCAAAGGGCGTCACACTATTGGAAGCCACGTGTCACGATAATCATACAACCTTGGACATGCTTCTCGAAAACCTTGATAACAATGTTTTGTTGGAACAGTTTTTGCCCAAGGTTGACTATAGCGTTGACCGTATTGACGACATGCCGTTGATGGCGGCACAATTCACGAGGCTTCCGGGCAACGGCGTCGTTTTGGGGATGATTATTTGTCGTGCTGTGGTTGACGGAGCCGCTCTTGGGAATTTCATTTGTTCATGGTCAAAATTGGCGAGAGGTGAAGATTTGGATTCGAGTTTGGTTCCGTTTTACGATCGAGGGTTGTTGGATTCGCTTGGTGTGAGTGTGGGTCCAAGATTTGAACATGCTGAATTTCTAACACCGCCACTTTGGGAAGAACAAAAAGAAGAACCACAAGAGATTGAGCTTGCTACTGTTGTGTTAAAGCTCACCAAAGGCCAAGTTGAGATGCTTAAGAAGAAAGCTTATCATGATGGTGGTAAAG ATGGCTTTGGCAATGGTTCAAACTCATCAACACTTTCTTCAAGTAGGCCTTACACTAGTTTTGAGGTCATAAGTGGTCACTTATGGAGGTGTATTTGCAAGGTGAAGAATGAGGGTAATTGGGGCCAGAAAACAAGGGTATGTGCATTGGTCAATTGCAGGAACAGATTTAAACCAAATCTTCCTCAAAGTTATTTTGGGAATGCAACATTTCCTACCGTGACACCAACATGTTGCTTCGATGATATTGTTCACAAGCCTCTAGGCTACGCCGTTCGGAACGTGAGGAAAGCGATTGAGCGAATGAATGATGAGTATGTAAGGTCTGCCATTGCTTACATTGCTAATCAGAAGGACATGAATTCATTGAGGGAGAAGTTGTATAATCTTGGAGGAGGAAAATCCAGGGTGAACCCGAATATTTATATTGTGAGTTGGGCTAACTTTCCTTTTTATGAAGCGGATTTCGGGTGGGGAAAGCCGGTTTGTTTGGTTCCGGGAAGCATAAATTCGGATGGGAAGGCTTTCATTATGAACAATGGAAGTGGTGATGGCTTCATTGTTGCTACTTGCTTGCAACAATCCGTTGTTGATGATCTGAAGAAGCTCTTTTATGAGGATATAGAGGAG AAATTTGCAATGAAGATAGAATGA
- the LOC112754844 gene encoding spermidine hydroxycinnamoyl transferase isoform X5, producing the protein MVVTIDRSYTITPSDSSSTTIIPLSHCDQTKLPNHGSQLSLYTTSNSSSSMENLRASLSKALNLYYPLAGRLRWIHGGRLQLLCNSKGVTLLEATCHDNHTTLDMLLENLDNNVLLEQFLPKVDYSVDRIDDMPLMAAQFTRLPGNGVVLGMIICRAVVDGAALGNFICSWSKLARGEDLDSSLVPFYDRGLLDSLGVSVGPRFEHAEFLTPPLWEEQKEEPQEIELATVVLKLTKGQVEMLKKKAYHDGDGFGNGSNSSTLSSSRPYTSFEVISGHLWRCICKVKNEGNWGQKTRVCALVNCRNRFKPNLPQSYFGNATFPTVTPTCCFDDIVHKPLGYAVRNVRKAIERMNDEYVRSAIAYIANQKDMNSLREKLYNLGGGKSRVNPNIYIVSWANFPFYEADFGWGKPVCLVPGSINSDGKAFIMNNGSGDGFIVATCLQQSVVDDLKKLFYEDIEEKFAMKIE; encoded by the exons atggTAGTAACAATCGATCGTTCTTACACGATAACCCCCTCAGATTCCTCTTCCACTACAATAATCCCTTTGTCACACTGTGATCAAACCAAGCTTCCAAACCATGGATCCCAACTTTCTCTCTACACCACTTCTAATTCCTCTTCTTCAATGGAAAATCTCAGAGCCTCACTCAGCAAAGCCTTGAATCTCTACTACCCTTTAGCCGGTCGACTCAGATGGATCCATGGCGGTCGATTACAACTTCTCTGCAACTCAAAGGGCGTCACACTATTGGAAGCCACGTGTCACGATAATCATACAACCTTGGACATGCTTCTCGAAAACCTTGATAACAATGTTTTGTTGGAACAGTTTTTGCCCAAGGTTGACTATAGCGTTGACCGTATTGACGACATGCCGTTGATGGCGGCACAATTCACGAGGCTTCCGGGCAACGGCGTCGTTTTGGGGATGATTATTTGTCGTGCTGTGGTTGACGGAGCCGCTCTTGGGAATTTCATTTGTTCATGGTCAAAATTGGCGAGAGGTGAAGATTTGGATTCGAGTTTGGTTCCGTTTTACGATCGAGGGTTGTTGGATTCGCTTGGTGTGAGTGTGGGTCCAAGATTTGAACATGCTGAATTTCTAACACCGCCACTTTGGGAAGAACAAAAAGAAGAACCACAAGAGATTGAGCTTGCTACTGTTGTGTTAAAGCTCACCAAAGGCCAAGTTGAGATGCTTAAGAAGAAAGCTTATCATGATGGTG ATGGCTTTGGCAATGGTTCAAACTCATCAACACTTTCTTCAAGTAGGCCTTACACTAGTTTTGAGGTCATAAGTGGTCACTTATGGAGGTGTATTTGCAAGGTGAAGAATGAGGGTAATTGGGGCCAGAAAACAAGGGTATGTGCATTGGTCAATTGCAGGAACAGATTTAAACCAAATCTTCCTCAAAGTTATTTTGGGAATGCAACATTTCCTACCGTGACACCAACATGTTGCTTCGATGATATTGTTCACAAGCCTCTAGGCTACGCCGTTCGGAACGTGAGGAAAGCGATTGAGCGAATGAATGATGAGTATGTAAGGTCTGCCATTGCTTACATTGCTAATCAGAAGGACATGAATTCATTGAGGGAGAAGTTGTATAATCTTGGAGGAGGAAAATCCAGGGTGAACCCGAATATTTATATTGTGAGTTGGGCTAACTTTCCTTTTTATGAAGCGGATTTCGGGTGGGGAAAGCCGGTTTGTTTGGTTCCGGGAAGCATAAATTCGGATGGGAAGGCTTTCATTATGAACAATGGAAGTGGTGATGGCTTCATTGTTGCTACTTGCTTGCAACAATCCGTTGTTGATGATCTGAAGAAGCTCTTTTATGAGGATATAGAGGAG AAATTTGCAATGAAGATAGAATGA